In Thunnus albacares chromosome 1, fThuAlb1.1, whole genome shotgun sequence, the DNA window ATAGCAACGgagacaaaatatattttactttacttttattatAGTTCCCAGTCAAATTACACATAACAGGTTTCACAGAGTCATTGATTTAATCCTAGATTCTacaatataactgaaacttgcATTTGGCACTGAGCTCATTTGGTTTACTAAATAATATCTTTGGCTGTCAAAGGTTCAGCAGTGTTGTTAGCAGCTGTAGAGCCTGTTGATCCTCTTGATGTCCCATTGGGACATGCCCTTCCTCTGGCCGATCTGGACGTTGGCGTTGGGGATGGGAGTGATGGAGTCCCTGCCGTACTGGATGGAGAAGGCTGTTCTTCCATAGTGCATGATGGAGGAGTAGTCGTAAGGAGTGTTCAGGTTGTTGGTGTTCTGCTTGTAGAAGTTGTAGGCCATCCGCGGGTCGATGTTCTCCCAATTGATCCTGACGTAGCTGTCACGGTCGCTCCTGGTCTGCTCGTGCTGGAAGCCCAGAGCGTGGTTGATCTCGTGCTGGATGATGCCATGGTAGAGGCAGCCCTGCCTGTTGAGAGAGAGCTCCTGCCTGCCTCCTGTTCTTCCCAGAGCCGAGAAACATCCTGCTTTGTTCTCAATGCTGATGTAGTCATACTGGTTCTGACGAGGGACGAAGCGGAGGCAGGTTCTGCTGTGGAAGGCCTTCATGGCGTTCTGGATCTTCTGCCTTTCCCAGCTGGTGAACTGACTGCTTACGGTGAAGGGGATTATCACCTTGCCGTTGGAGCTTTTCCTCCACAAGCAGCTCTGGGACCAGCACGTCATGGCGTTTCTGGTTCTGGGAGCCAGCAGGTCTCCTTCCAGCAGGATCTCATCGGTGGCGTTGTTGGACATCAGAATTCTGGTGCTGATGTCAACAGTGTCgtcatcctcttcttcacttCCTTCCTCTTGGAGAGGATGTGCCTGAGAGAGgccgagcagcagcagcagcagcaggctgacAGAGGGAGTCATCTTCAGCGTGGGTCTGGTGTCAGTGGAACTTCTGTGGTGAGCTGCTCTGGAGAGACTCCTTGAAGCTTGATGTCTGACTCAGTTCAGTCCAGGGTCTTTATACTCTCCTCtacaggtgtgtctgcaggaggATTATGGGTTGGGGTCCACACTGTTAGGCCTAAATAAACCTCTGAAGTCTAACTCCACAGACAAACCTACTTTTTAAACATGGGATCTAATCCcttcaagttttttttcccccatattGTCCTTTTTGTGAGTGAGCTACACTGAGCCCTGCtggttttattttgtccttGTATTACAAGTGTCTTTTACACAACCTTTACCAAAGTATAtatgttaaaaattaaatttatgtGACCCACATACTGTTTCTTCACTTTCTGATGACCTGTGTAATTGAAATCCCCTGTGCACTTTTTATGACAAGCTGTTAAAGTTGTAGCAAAAGCTGCATGTCCCTCTGTGGGGATGATAGACGGCCTATTGAAACTCTTGCATATGTAGAGGATGGTAATAGGTTCCTATGGGACATGTTGCTGTGGCCGTGCCCAAGACAGCTCCctagtcaaaaaaaaaaaaaaaaaaaagaatattaaattTCATGAAACAGACCAACCCATTGTACAAAACCATCATGGATGCCCCTCCATCAGGGACACTCACCAGTATATTTGGTTACTGATTCATGCTTGCTAatttattatgtgttttgattgaattcattttctgttagtTTGATGCATCTGAGTTAAAACTTTAGCACCTTTATCTTCTCTAATTTTCTACTTTCctttaggttttttttattcagaaatgaatgacaaaagtggttttcatttcaattcagaTTTCTGCCCTTATTCGACAACATATAGCTGTTTATCGATATTTAACTATGTACTGAGGATGGAATACATGTTCTTATCTTGTGAAAATATGGACTCTAATTTGTTCAATTTAATTATCACACATAAACCTACTACACCTCCCTTGAATCCTGGCCTCATATAAAGTGTAAAGATGAATTGTGAAaagaatgtgtgttttctctcaaaCGCCGCCCCCCCTCCTCTCAATCTCATCAGCCACCGTGATTAAGGTTTGGCATTGGGGATTGTGCTGTCTCTTTGGAGAGATATTTCAGCTGCATTTCTGACACTCTGAAAGGAGAGGAAGATAAAGGAGGCGTCGGGGAAAAAACTCCTTCCCGTTGTGTGAGTCCTAGAGAGGGCCTTGAACCCTGCCATTCACGCCTTTCTCTCCATCAGCTGAGTCTAATTGCCAGAGAGGACAGGAGACCCCAGGCCCGATCGTTCCTTATCCTCTTTAGCGCTTTCAGGCGAGTGAAAGGCGAGCTTCTGCTTTTGATCTTTTCTCTGATTcgctttttcttctctgtcatcCCTACCATCCTCTCCTCAGGAGTGACACCAGCTCCTTTCACTGCCTGCCCCCGTCTCCATCTGCCCAAAATAATGACCAAGGCCCAGGCATTATTAAACAGAGGTGGAGAAGGGAGGTCAGCactgggagagggagagggaggttTGGATGGGGACTCCAAACTTGTCTAAGGAGGGGTGCCCCTATTCCAAATCTACTCCGTAGCCTCTCTGTGTTCCCCTAGATTCACCCCTTACAGTTTTCATGGCCTTAGCCTGGAGAAAGCCCATTCTTTAACAGACCACGGACGTGAAGGCTCGTCCATTCCCAGAGGCGCTTCTACAATAAGACTCCAGGCTGGTTGAGACAATGGGGCCTGTGTGATCTCTCAGCCAGACTCAGGATGAGACGATGCCTTGCTTGCCAGTCCCATGGGAGGGTAGACCCAGTGGTCATTGTTGACAGCTAATGGACAGCATCTTTCCACTGGCAGGCCCCCCTGCAGACTGTGTCATTTTAGGTTGCTTAATAACAACACTCAGGCTGGACCGACGGAGGAATTCTATCAagaacagcagtttgtttgcaGATGAAAATCATTCCCCTCACAAATCTCAAAAGCTAACACTGGGGGGTGATTGGATGAATGCAGCCAGCGAGCAAAGACAGCATTCAGCAAGGGGAAATTCAATATAACTTATAAAAAGAGAAACCGGTCATATATGTGAAAAGACCAGAATTAGAATCACTTCATTCAGCAGGAATAACGAAATTACAggcatttgttgttttttttttttaactcgaGCAGAGACATTCAGATAACCAATAATAGTGCAGAACACGTTGACACACAAGGTGCGGGACGATGCAAGATATCTAGAAGAAAAGACTACATATATCACTCTCCAATGACACTTTCAGTACATGCAGCATTTGTAAATGCAGAGCTTGTCTTTGCCCTGAGTCAGATTAGTCTTAGAGATGTAGGAACAGCGGGTCTCTAGTTTCCCCGAAAGGATGAAGTACATGCTGTCTGTTCACTTTTTAcaattatatacatattttatgttcttatcatgttgctttttcattttatttgcacaAGTACTTTCACAGGACAAGtccacttttaaatatattgaagGCACTGTGAGAGATACGGACACATGCATACTGGTTGGAAAGTGTTGGTGTCCTTGGTTGGCTGGTTTCAGACAGTTCATCATTAATACTGAGAGGCTGCAAGCCGAAAAGGACACAGAACAAGGCTGAAGGGCAAATGTGTGGCATCATTTCCATTATATGTCgccaaaatccaaataaaacagaaaagaaagcCATACTCCACTCAAAGCAACTTcaacagacaaacatgtttctttAGATTTACTGTATTAAGTATTAATTATAATGTTGTAACAGTTGTTAACAGCCATTAATGTCTGTGGTTACTCAGCAGTGATCAGAACACATGAATTTTACAACAATTTTACATACTTCTATTATTTTcagaaatacatataaaacttCAAAAGGTTACTGTCAAAATGCTTCTTCTCTTCCTGAAGCATTGAACACACAATTCACAATGTAATGCCTACAGACCTTAAAAACAGCTGAATATTTATATTAGAATCAATTTTTCTGACAGATGAAAGTGGATTGAAAACTCTCTGAAAGACTGAAATGGAAATTTcttttctaaatatttttctGGAATCATTGATCATACCTTAATACATCAATCACATCATATATCAAAGTTGTTTAActttaagtgtatttttgaaATCAGAGACAAGTCagaaatatgtgtatatttttcaGTACCAGACTCAGCAGAAATGGATTTTTACAGGCACGTTCTTGTTGAACTGTCATTCTTTTCTATTTTACTGCACTACTGACAGtaaaaaatggatgaatgaattagTGATAATGAGCATGAGTTGACATGATTTAAACCCATCAGAGCTACATAGCAGATAATACCTTAGTCAGCTAACGCACTGTGATGCTCTGGAAATACCTCCTGGAAATGTCTCTGAGTTGAGAAAAAGAGACTATAAGAGCAGTCTTATCTAAATTACTGTCAGGTGCTGCAGCAGTAAAGTGTTTATTTCATGTCCTGTCGGCTGGACAGAAAAAACTGAGttgtatttttcttcctctattttctgtgtttttattttctcagttcaTTTTTGTCATGTGTGAGGGGCTCAGGCCAGAGTGTCATGGATCTTAGAGTGCGGGAGGAGCaggggagatggagggagggaggaaaagggCAGAGTGTTAGGTCAGGCTGATAGAGATGTCAGCAGTGCTTCAGTAATCTTGTGACGCCCAAGAGAGcggcagcaaaaaaaaaaaagaaaaaaaaaaaaagcaaagagcaGGACGACTGAAAGACCAGCGGCTTGGTGACAGCAGAAGCAGAGACCACcccaacaacagcagcaggggATGctgggaggggagggaggcTGGGATGGGATGGGGGAGGAGGGTGCTGTATGGGGTGTGTGAGGAGTGAAGCCGGGGGGGAACGCTGATCTTCAGTTACACATTATAGCTGATAGTTaaccctcctcctctcagcAGTGTGttagaaagagagtgagagagtggtGAGCCAGTTATCAACGCAGTGGAGGATTTAAGCCTTGTCTACCTCATTTAACATCTCCAACATGCTGGAGGTATTTATTGTGGTGCCAAATGTACCTAAAAGTAcctaatgaaaaacaataacacacactcattccACTGGAGGCCTTAAAAATAAGGGAAAGGAtgcatttcagaaaaaaataatccaaaagACTTTAGACAATAATGCACCTTTCTTTTCTGTGTGACTTCTGATTTGCTTTATGTACATTATTATATATGGAATTTGATTATATTTCGCAATGTGAATAGTAATTATAAAGCATTCCTCTACACACCTCTACACATACTgatacacactgtatacacagCCTTTGTGTCTGTCATAAAGATTTAACCTGGTAACAGAAACGGTGCCATGTTATGTATTTGGCCGTAAAAGTTGAGTTTTCGGAGTCGGGTGTACTGTTTAATGGGTGACCCACTAATGAAATGTGATTCAGTTGGTAGATGGATATCTGCAGTGAAATATCTCTTCCCGCCCGCAGCCCAGACGTCGCCTTCTGCTCGCCCCTGCTGTAAAGTGTGATTTGCGGTGTTTGGCCTTTTGTCTGGGACAATTATGTTCACCATTAACAAGCTTTCCTCTGTTATTGTTCATATCAATTAGAAGTGGACGGTAATTTGAGCTGATGGTGGAGACGGTGCTGAGAGATGTAGTGGTGATGTTGTGGGGGTATGGGTGGAAATTAATGCCACAAAGAAGGAGAACtggttctttctttttctttttccttttttttttttttttttttgtccagcgTTTTTGTGGCAGCATGTGGATTGCAGCAACATTCctctgtattttctctctctc includes these proteins:
- the LOC122993526 gene encoding high choriolytic enzyme 1-like, translated to MTPSVSLLLLLLLGLSQAHPLQEEGSEEEDDDTVDISTRILMSNNATDEILLEGDLLAPRTRNAMTCWSQSCLWRKSSNGKVIIPFTVSSQFTSWERQKIQNAMKAFHSRTCLRFVPRQNQYDYISIENKAGCFSALGRTGGRQELSLNRQGCLYHGIIQHEINHALGFQHEQTRSDRDSYVRINWENIDPRMAYNFYKQNTNNLNTPYDYSSIMHYGRTAFSIQYGRDSITPIPNANVQIGQRKGMSQWDIKRINRLYSC